A single Deinococcus aerophilus DNA region contains:
- the yidD gene encoding membrane protein insertion efficiency factor YidD has protein sequence MPFLDASVLGGIALYQRWLSPHKGFRCAYAAFFGGESCSAAVARTIRERGLRGSGAAIAERFAACRQAYSHLSAGATGGPRVRGVCCCGPLPIPFRCG, from the coding sequence ATGCCGTTTCTCGATGCCTCGGTCCTGGGAGGAATTGCGCTTTACCAGCGCTGGCTCTCTCCTCACAAGGGATTTCGCTGTGCCTACGCCGCCTTCTTCGGGGGCGAGTCCTGCTCGGCCGCCGTCGCCCGCACCATCCGGGAGCGGGGCCTGAGGGGAAGTGGGGCGGCCATCGCGGAGCGCTTCGCAGCCTGTCGTCAGGCCTACAGCCACCTCTCCGCCGGAGCAACAGGCGGCCCGCGCGTGCGGGGCGTGTGCTGCTGTGGACCGCTCCCCATTCCGTTTCGCTGCGGATGA